Below is a genomic region from Fundulus heteroclitus isolate FHET01 chromosome 5, MU-UCD_Fhet_4.1, whole genome shotgun sequence.
aatgacaataaagttgaatctaatctaatctaatctaatctaatctaatatttTATCTGAAGCACTGTGGATCGATTTTGCTTTTGATATCTATTCCCTCTAAATCAATAATCTTTTCAGCCCACATTTGAAATTTGAAGGTGGGGCAGTATTAGGGCAAATCTTGGCAAAGATACACAATAGAAATTTTAACAGTACTTGGACTTTTAAGGCAGCACTGCACAACATACTGCAAATCATCAACACAATGTCAGTGTGcagataaataatattaaaaagggCTAAATGGAATATTTGTTGAATGTAATTTACAGTTGTCTTAGAAAACACACTTTGCAGCCAAATAAGATCCTCTGCAGGCTGGATAGAGTCTCAGTACATTAGATGAGGTAGATGAGGGTTTGTACACACTAGAAGATTCAGTCCGTTTCACCCTTTTAGAAATATAAATAGAAAACTTCCGTTATGAACATGGGGCAGGTTGCACATTCCTAAACCAGACTTCACACAGATGATTGTGACCATGATGAGAAAGGTAACCGAGACTGTTAAAAGTATAAATATCACTATCTAGCATCCTAGTATTCTTAGTTTTTTCTAAAGGTTGAAGGTAAAGTGCCTCGGTTTAACAAGAACATGCTGGTGTCAAGGACTACCTCTTCAATTTACATTATCAGACTAAACATAAAGTGAAAATACAATAACTTGTTTCCCCCCCTTATTTTTGACAACAGTTTTATTCAAACACAGATATTTACAATTAGATGGATAAGGTTACAGTTGTCAACATGCCATGCTATTGTTCAGCTGCAATGTCAGCAGCCAAATAAACAGATTTACAGTTTATTCTTCAATATACGTGTGAATGACTGAGTTCAGCCAATAATCCAACCTTTAACAAATATCCCAGTTATTCTTGTGGCACTTTGGGAAAAATTAAATGTGCTACAGCATCATTTTGTAAAGACTTGTTTTCAGCCAGATACtgctaaactttaaaaaaaaaaaactgattttttgcTCTTTCAAAGACTCCTTTTCCATGTGGATAAGTGTTGCAAAGGCAGAGCAAACCAAAGTCTGTTTCCAGATCTCTCCCCGCTTCTACGTGCTGGAGGGTGTTTATACAAAGAgatcaaaagaaataaagcgtGCATGAATGAGCAAAGCAGGTGACTAAAACTGAGAAAAAGCAGACTGAATCGGGGGATTAACCTTCGACCCTTGCAGctataaaaacagcaataaaacacCAGACGCGCGCCCTGGCAGGAAACTTCACTGCGCTTTCTTCTCCGTCATTATAAAATAAGCCTACGTCCTTCCTCGCCTCACCACTTCACAGGTGTGGGTGGGCTGCCCAGAAATCCTGTTGTAAGAAGAGGGgatgtatgggggggggggggggggggggctgtgctGGTTCTGATTGACAGCGGAGGGAGGAATGGCTGACCCTTGTGGTTGACCCCGACAAGACTTCTTTGATTGGTCTGGtttatcttggtttgttttcatACACGGGGCTCACTTGAGGGAGAGAGGAAGTGGGGGGACATGAAGGTTATGATGAAGAATCAAAGATTAGACAGTGACGTGTCATCTtccttaaacctttttttagaCCACCACAAGCCGGTCAACCTCGTGTCTGTGAGCGTCTGCTTTCAGAGCCACAGGAGTCACTGTGTTCAGCCACAGAGAGATTGCACTGCACACAGTTCACAACTAAAAGTTGACGGCGTAAAAATCAAAGTGCAAACAACAACTTGGATCTTGAAAGAAAGTTGATGCACAAAGTGAATTTGAGACAAAAGTTGTAAAAAGGACCTGGCTAAACACTGGATGGTGATTGACACCAACCGGAAGAAATCCCTTAACTTTCTAGAATATGAATGTAAAACTGTATGAAGCAACGGGTTACATGTGGCAAGTATTGCTGCATATTTACCGCactgtttgggttttcttttttttttttttatctatctgTATCTATATCCCCTGCAGAGGTTGagatgggattttatttttgtgtgcgTTGTTGTAAAAACATCttctataaaaaatatttcaatttaaaaacagttttatcaaACGTGATAATTCACGTTTTGCAGATTAGTGCTGATGCAAAGCTGTAAATTATTTCCAGTACAGCAAATCAAAATATGTGCATCATGTTTGAGTCAAACATGATGCACGTATCTAAAGATTGGGCACCTAACATTACTACATTAACATCACTCTAATTACATTGTGGATCCACCTTAATGATTCAAcaattaggctttttttttcttttctcaactTTACAACGCACCCAGATGGGAAGAACATGTGTAATCATgcctaaaggctggttcacatgcAAGGATAATTAGCCAGATTATTGCACCGATCTTCACCTTCCAATAGACCCTAACTATTGGGTGGGtcataaaataatcttaagagatattcctgctgtGTGCGGTGTGTTGAGTGATGTGATCCACTCGGAAAAACGTAGAACCACACTGACCGCAGATCGGGGatatgttggattgtcttggtCCTATGTCCTAGCATGCAGCCATGCAtcccaatcagaaagcgagatGAGGGAAACcccgagagaaaaaaaaatctagctcACTTCCATAtcaaactttgtatgcaaccagagtgagctactgacgtataaaataaaaaaagtcagcttttgttttttctctgttaaaattagtccacaaacgTTAGCCATTGTTCTTCCTCGTCATCCATGTTTATTTGCTCTGAACTCCCGTTTAATCTTGAGAGGTTTCGCAAGATTTCCCATCTGACACCTGAATGTTCCCGAGTGAAATCTGTTCCGTGTGTGGTGTTGTTACGGGTGGTGTCCCTCAGGATGTGAAAATGGActgacaattttaaaatcttgccgtgtaaaccttacctgactccgccagatagatttgctccgcatatccatctggaaaccttccgttgaagtaattttgggaaggggcgaaaatactggttagctgattggcctatgttggtgatagacgggccaaatgaaccaatcagattcgtcgtcgctcgtaacaaagcaacgacgaaaacacaaccacaagccaagctactctttctgctgcaggtaaaggctcgttagctcagcaaagaaatactctgtaattccgataaaacatgctcgatagccacgctaacgctagtttcatcggctgaagccgccatgttgtttagactgaactgacgcgcttcccgttgcgtcacacctcaacccgcctcaaagccaacgctgattggacgttcgtttggtgaacggctccaaattttcttcaacggagagtatccagactgatctgcgagtgaaaccttgaaagctcgcgagatcaggatggtctcacgaggctagtgtaAACCAGCCTTAAACTTCAAAACTTTATGGCAGGAGGTTTTTGGCATGAAAGATTAAAGTTTTAgcttaatcttaaaaaaaatagcctgAAGCCATACAAAACAATTAGTTTAATGcttgtagaagaaaaaaaaaaacttcctgttACCTGACCCCTGGTGGAGGTATGGGTACATGTGGGCCCCTGGTCCCTGACTGGGCACCAGCTCATACTGGAACGCCGTGATCTTGCGGCTGATGTCTGTCTGCGGGATGGCCTCCACAAACAGAACCCCCTCTTTCATCCTGAAACAGCGCACTGCACCCTGAGCCTGGTCCTTGTCTGAAAGCAGTAGCCTCAGATCTCCTTCATGCTCCAGGTACACATGGGAACCCTGGACAGGAAGAGCAGAACTCATTCAGAGAGGCTACATCAACCTGGGACATGACGTCTGTAAGCCATCCAAAGGAAGCCGAGGTATATTTCTAAACGTTGGTCCACCTGGGAGGAGGTTTGAGGCTTGATGCACACGTGGACATCGGCCATGCGTCCTAACGAAGGCTCCATGTTTGGTCGCAGGTTGACGATGATGGCCCCGGTGGGGTAGAGCCACTGCAGAGACCCCTGAGAGCAGCGAAGGTAGACCTGCTCCACATCTCTGCGATGAGTTTCATGGCTCAAACCACTTCAGATAAAGAGAAGATTACTTTTCTTAAGAGTGATAATATATCAttaaagatataaaataaagacTGTGAGCTGTAATAAGAAAACATGCATCCTTGACATGCTCTCTTCATGTGAGCTTCTCCTACAACATGAGAAGTTAAATATGTACCCTGGATTGTACAAGTGCTCATGCCCATTTGACTTTCTAACATTTTATTCACTTTATAGCTACAAACTAAAAGtcctatttgtattttttttaaacagacttACACAGTTACAGTTAATTACACAGACTTGAACATACGTTCTGGATAATGGTAAAGAGGAAGgatgaaaacatgttaaatgtcatgaaaaaataacatttcccCTTTCTCGCAGTCAGATTCAATGTGTTATCGGTCAtctatttttaaactttattttatttatttttttataaaatgaataaataaaccttgacaaaaaaaatagttaGATTTAGGCCTAGGTCATCGTAAgacataaatatgctttgaccTAAATTGTTCCATTGTAGTTCTGATTCTATTAATCTGCATTTATCTCCATTCTTTTTTCCAATCAACTaatcttccctgtccctgccaaagaaaagcatccccagagcatgatgttgctaccaccatgttttaccatcTGGCTGGTGTGTTCAGGGGCATTAGTTTCTGCCacacttggtgtttttttacgttagccaaaaagtttggttttagccTCATCTAACCAAAATAACCTTATTTGCCGTGTTTGCTGTTGCCTCTTCATAGCTTGTGGCAAACCGCAGAGAGGAAATATTCGagtaacctggcaagccagattgataatgtgtagcactctaccgtctgcacattatcaatgtgGGACATGCTTCCACTGAATCTGGAAAGGACTGACATTCAGCACAAATTTACGAACTGATTGGGTGACGCAACACCTaatgcccgcctaccaaaggttggttttagagGTGCCATGAGAAATCACTAATTaagctggtcaaggcacttcttcctgttcttctttcaaagaagaaatggtggattctgacaaaacagatgtgatagcagcagctacgcgttcgtcctcctgcgctgccatgtcagctcttgctttcgtcacagctggcATGTCCCACTTCAAACCATGTTACTGCAACGCGACCGATCCAAAACGTCGTTGGTTTGGCCCCGAACGATTGAGACCAgagtgggacaagatggattcttgtgtgtttgtgaacgctgCTATATACCTTCATTAACTTCCTGTTGGGGCCAGCTTCCGGTTGGAGCTGACTTCCAGCGGTTGGGACTGACGTCCGGCGATATCAGGAGtgactttgttttaattttttcaacaTGAATTATAGTCAGGCGATCACACATATCAAAACAAGCATTTTGGGAGCGATTTCGTGTGAACTTCCGGCATTGATTGCAAAAAATGGCGTCGCCCTGCGCCTGCAGTAGGGTACTCTTGACATATTGAGGCGAACGCCACCATCTTGCCTCTCTTTCCCAGACCCTGATTTGTAGAGTGAATGAAAAATTGTTGTCAAATGTagagattctcccacctgagctgtgggtatctgcagctcctccggagTTACCAATTTTGCTGCTTCTCCGAGTAATGGTCTCCTTGCCTGGAATTTTGTTTTCGGTGGACGGCCAGGGtctggtaggtttgcagtttgGCTTAATCTTTCTTTATCCAGATGATAAAATAATTAGTGTATCATGAGATGCTCAAAGCTTTGATATTGTTTTACAATAGTTCTCCACTACTTTAACTATGACCTTCGTACTGTGTTCCCTGGttttcttcacagaacagctgtgtttACACTGAGATTTAATCACACGCATTGGACTCTATAATAAAGTGGCTTTGAATGCAAAGCCACTGAAtgccctggattttatttaggataaaagggtaaaatgcaaaatatataaatatgcatGGCACACTTTTTCGATTTGTATTCGTGataatatttttgaaaaccatgcattgACAACACACTTAGCCTCTACAGCCTTGAAGAATGACATAGAATCGCACTTATTTGTGGTTAAAGGGTGATAGAAAGTGGAAACATCTCCAGAGGTCTGAATACTCTTGCACAAGAGATCATCTGAAACTGGACTCCGACAGGTGTCTGCAAACAAATTGTTTCGCTTGTCTCCGATGCGCTTGAGCAACAACGGCCGCAGGATCTGATAAAAATCGTTAGAAGTCAGGGGCAAGTCATCTTTACAGCGCAGTGTTGGCTTACAACTTTTATGACCGGGGAGCTTGAAGGAGGGATCAAAGGCACCCTGTGGGTATGTTTACTTAAGATAGGAACCAAGCCACAGACATCCCTGTAAAGGAGAGCCTTCAAGGAGAAGGAATCTCCGGATAAAGCAAAACTTGGTCAAACAGTTCATCACATTCAgtttaagccattttttttttttttttttttttgtctgtctcttCTGAGAGTCGTTTTCTTGAGAAGGGTGTCTCAAAAAAGAAATCCATGTTAGGAGGACATAAGTCATTGCAGCAGTAACCACTAGCAGTGACGCATAGCTCGGGGCCAGGAGATCTTTAACTTTTATTACCAGAATTAGGTTTATATTTAATGCGAGTTTCTACCCGGAGATAACTAGAATATTTTAATCACTCATTTGAAGCAGGGAACAAAAAACTCAGAGTAAGTAAAGGTcaacagaggaagaaaaaaaaggaatctgtTATGGTCATGGAACATCAGCAAGAAGGCGTCCTCAGAGTTCATCATCAACAGACTAACCTCAAAAACGTCTGGATTTCTTTGAGACTAAAACGCATGCATACTGATGTTACATTAATCTGAAGTTTCCCCCTCATCCTCACCTTCCTCTCCAGTTGCACAGGTCGCTTGAGTACTGTGCCACAGCCCGACACAGCAGCACCAACATGACCCAGAGCGTAGTAGCCCACGGCCGGAGCATGGTAGCCTGTCCGCCCCGGCGGTCACCGGACAACCTTCCCTCCACCGGTACAACCAGACGCGCACCCCGAACTGCAATCTATCCGCTCAAAAGATCCACCATACGCATCCGCTACATGACGCACTGCTCCAAAGTCAAACGCGGAGCGTCTGTGGCAGAAAAGGTTCGGACCTCGGGGGGGATTTTTGAAGAAGAATCGTGCGCACGCGCAGCCGGGACGACGGAGGCTCAGACTCGATGAAAACTTTCTCCGCGGGTTCGTCAGCGGGGGCGCGTGCCAGCAGCCGACTCCGCTTCAGTGACACGCGAGCGCTCGCTCCAaacccctccctccctcagaTTGACCGGAAAGATAGGCGCGGCGCGGACACAGCTCTCAGTTAAACATCCTTCTAAACGCTACTAGATgaagaaaaacactttatttaatGACCATCAGCATGCTTCTAATGCCAAGagggaaaaacaacatttcatgTTTTGGAGTGGGTTGGTTTTATAAACACCTCTTTTACAGTAACATCAGCATGCAGGGATACAACCTCTTAGTAAACATCCACGTtcgacaccccccccccccccat
It encodes:
- the LOC105919986 gene encoding meteorin-like protein, translated to MLRPWATTLWVMLVLLCRAVAQYSSDLCNWRGSGLSHETHRRDVEQVYLRCSQGSLQWLYPTGAIIVNLRPNMEPSLGRMADVHVCIKPQTSSQGSHVYLEHEGDLRLLLSDKDQAQGAVRCFRMKEGVLFVEAIPQTDISRKITAFQYELVPSQGPGAHMYPYLHQGSVTCKPCSDQEVLMAVCTSDFAGSGVFRDVTPGTNKHPVVAVTLHRLFHQKSGLFAWGGARGRGWSGRVNVRAPCVVHPGEHEYLLTGSVHFGEAWLGCAPLYKDFLKLYAEALNAGTNPCHINTN